In the Paenibacillus pabuli genome, one interval contains:
- a CDS encoding GerAB/ArcD/ProY family transporter has translation MLEQGRLGTRQLATLTFMMVIGDMMLIYPSVITSYAKQNSWICALIGIPLGMGLMAMFLKLGNMNPGKNLVQITRKHLGFWPGTFFSCFYLFFFLIGTSTHTREIGDFMTSQIFQYTPIRIITLMFVITIGWGAYKGLETMGRTSELLLPIVIVFILVLSFCLLPKVDISNLKPVTDTDTVSIMQGILVSIIYPVGETIPILMILPYTARQAHRTRDVIVAAGLGNLMLAMLVTISLLVLGAFLTQHSIYASFILSQKISIGGFFERIEAIMATSWLISTYFKAMIYLFAFMVGIAELFKLKQYRVLLLPACMLVFGMANVVAPNLTFIVITIVPYWVDWDTTLGILLPGILLLVMIFKKRKKSISN, from the coding sequence ATGCTGGAGCAAGGACGGCTTGGCACAAGGCAGTTGGCAACCTTGACTTTCATGATGGTTATTGGAGATATGATGCTCATCTATCCCTCCGTCATCACGTCCTATGCGAAGCAAAATTCCTGGATCTGCGCCCTCATCGGAATTCCGCTCGGTATGGGACTCATGGCCATGTTCCTTAAACTGGGCAATATGAATCCGGGTAAAAACCTAGTTCAGATTACACGTAAGCATTTGGGATTCTGGCCAGGGACTTTCTTTTCGTGCTTTTACTTATTCTTCTTTCTCATTGGGACTTCCACACACACACGGGAAATCGGGGATTTTATGACTAGCCAAATCTTTCAATATACACCCATCCGCATCATTACTCTAATGTTTGTCATTACCATTGGCTGGGGAGCTTATAAAGGCCTGGAAACCATGGGCCGGACAAGCGAACTGCTGCTTCCGATCGTAATCGTATTTATCCTAGTCCTCTCTTTCTGCCTTTTGCCCAAAGTGGATATCAGTAACTTAAAACCCGTCACTGACACTGACACGGTCTCCATTATGCAGGGTATCCTCGTAAGCATCATCTATCCGGTGGGTGAGACTATCCCCATTCTTATGATTTTACCTTACACTGCGAGACAAGCTCATCGAACCCGTGATGTGATCGTTGCCGCTGGCCTGGGGAACTTAATGCTGGCAATGCTAGTTACCATATCCTTGTTAGTGCTCGGTGCATTTTTGACTCAGCACAGTATCTATGCATCATTTATTTTGTCTCAGAAAATCAGTATCGGAGGTTTCTTTGAACGTATCGAGGCCATTATGGCTACCTCCTGGCTGATTTCCACCTATTTCAAAGCAATGATTTATTTGTTTGCTTTCATGGTAGGAATAGCAGAACTCTTTAAGCTTAAACAGTATCGGGTTCTCCTTTTGCCAGCATGCATGCTGGTGTTTGGAATGGCCAATGTAGTGGCTCCTAACCTGACCTTTATTGTCATTACCATCGTTCCATATTGGGTGGATTGGGATACAACTTTAGGGATTCTGCTGCCTGGGATTCTGCTGCTTGTCATGATATTCAAAAAAAGAAAAAAATCGATATCCAACTGA
- a CDS encoding GerAB/ArcD/ProY family transporter — protein sequence MMLIKDRLTVRQFTLLTFLTLVGDMILIYPSLVTAYGRQDAWICSLLSQPIGLLVVWILFKLHRTHPELSLVEICKKLLGPWLGTILAAGYLFYFIIGAAICLREVGDFMTTQIYLQTPIRVILTLFICPMVWGVVNGFKTMGASSELLAPIVVVFMILLLLGVLPQTEFARLRPFLDAPWMSLINSIIRGAFSSFGELIVLSMFLPYVASAPHLKRDMLLAALGGGILLSMLVLVSLMVFGPIFTQHGFYISYTLAQKINIGNFFERIEALMAIAWLISTYFKSMLYLFGFALGTAQLFKLNGYKPLILPSAMLMFAAAVLIGPNIIFYTNTVMPAWLDWNVTVSLIIPLFLLLVHRLRFQRKKPPAKRLTS from the coding sequence ATGATGCTGATTAAAGATCGCCTTACGGTGCGACAATTCACCTTGCTGACCTTCCTGACATTGGTCGGTGACATGATTCTCATTTATCCATCGCTCGTCACTGCATATGGGAGACAGGACGCTTGGATATGCTCCTTGCTCAGCCAACCAATCGGTCTATTGGTAGTATGGATTCTGTTCAAGCTGCATCGTACCCATCCCGAATTGTCCCTGGTTGAAATTTGCAAAAAATTGCTCGGTCCATGGCTTGGTACCATCCTCGCTGCCGGGTATCTGTTCTATTTCATCATCGGCGCTGCCATATGCCTCCGCGAAGTAGGCGACTTTATGACGACGCAGATCTATCTTCAAACTCCCATCCGTGTCATTTTGACCCTGTTCATCTGTCCTATGGTGTGGGGAGTTGTGAATGGCTTTAAGACAATGGGGGCAAGCAGTGAACTTCTTGCTCCCATCGTAGTCGTTTTTATGATCCTCCTTCTGTTGGGAGTACTCCCGCAAACTGAATTCGCTAGACTCCGGCCCTTTCTAGATGCTCCCTGGATGAGTTTGATAAATAGCATCATTAGGGGAGCCTTCTCTTCATTTGGCGAGCTGATCGTGCTATCCATGTTCCTTCCGTACGTCGCAAGCGCACCTCATCTCAAACGGGACATGCTCCTTGCGGCCCTTGGAGGGGGAATTCTGCTAAGCATGCTAGTTCTCGTCTCTCTTATGGTTTTCGGCCCGATTTTTACTCAGCATGGTTTCTATATTTCCTATACGCTGGCTCAAAAAATCAATATCGGTAATTTCTTCGAACGAATCGAAGCATTGATGGCCATCGCCTGGCTTATCTCCACCTATTTCAAAAGCATGCTGTATCTGTTCGGTTTTGCTTTGGGAACAGCTCAGTTATTCAAATTAAACGGTTATAAGCCCCTGATCCTGCCTTCAGCAATGCTGATGTTTGCTGCAGCCGTTTTGATTGGACCCAATATCATCTTCTATACCAACACCGTCATGCCCGCATGGCTTGACTGGAATGTGACGGTCAGCCTGATCATCCCGCTCTTCCTGCTGCTCGTTCATAGGCTCCGCTTCCAGAGGAAGAAACCGCCGGCCAAACGCTTAACCTCATAA
- the bcp gene encoding thioredoxin-dependent thiol peroxidase: MTLTEGKLAPDFELPASTGETVKLSDYRGQRVLIYFYPKDMTSSCTQEACDFRDRHKEFEGLNTVILGISTDPMSRHEQFIAKYGLPFTLLSDEEHQVAEQYGVWQLKKLYGKEYMGIVRSTFLIDEEGKLIKEWSKVRVKGHIEAALEAVKSL, translated from the coding sequence ATGACATTAACGGAAGGCAAGCTCGCTCCGGATTTTGAACTTCCGGCGAGTACTGGGGAGACGGTGAAGCTCTCCGATTACCGCGGACAGCGGGTACTGATCTACTTTTATCCCAAGGATATGACTTCGTCCTGTACACAGGAGGCATGCGATTTTCGGGATCGCCATAAGGAGTTTGAGGGGTTAAATACGGTTATATTGGGCATTAGCACGGATCCGATGAGCAGGCATGAACAATTTATTGCCAAATACGGATTGCCGTTCACCCTGTTATCGGATGAAGAACATCAGGTTGCCGAGCAATACGGAGTGTGGCAGCTTAAAAAGTTGTACGGCAAGGAATACATGGGCATTGTCCGTTCCACATTCCTCATCGATGAAGAGGGGAAGTTAATCAAGGAATGGTCCAAAGTCAGAGTTAAAGGACATATTGAAGCAGCTTTGGAGGCTGTGAAGTCCCTGTGA
- a CDS encoding ABC transporter permease, translating to MYYLGLIWEYLKNYMKTRLTYRADFWVEIISDLLFQATNLIFIFVVFRHTDNLGGWSESEVLFVYGYFMVPYGIFSCFINLWGFSERYIVKGEMDRILTRPAHNLFQILLENVDPPALVGSFIGLIIMIFSGAEMGLVLEWWHIPALIILALSSVLIYTGIYTTLTSLSFYSDAPTGILPLMYNIQGYGRYPVTIYNRAIQVLLTWVIPFAFVGIYPAALFLDRTEMHRMALLTPVMGLIFGAIGLTLWNYGVKRYRGAGS from the coding sequence ATGTACTACTTAGGCCTAATCTGGGAATATTTAAAAAACTACATGAAAACACGACTGACGTATCGTGCCGATTTCTGGGTCGAGATTATTTCGGATCTGCTGTTCCAGGCAACGAATCTGATCTTTATCTTTGTAGTTTTCCGACACACGGATAACCTCGGCGGCTGGAGCGAGAGTGAAGTTCTGTTTGTATATGGATATTTTATGGTGCCCTATGGCATCTTCAGCTGTTTTATCAATCTCTGGGGATTCAGCGAGCGGTATATCGTTAAAGGTGAGATGGACCGCATTCTGACACGTCCGGCGCATAACCTGTTTCAGATATTGCTCGAAAATGTGGACCCGCCTGCACTTGTTGGTTCGTTTATCGGGCTGATTATCATGATCTTCAGTGGAGCGGAGATGGGGCTTGTCCTGGAATGGTGGCATATTCCGGCGTTAATTATTTTGGCGCTTAGCTCCGTGTTAATCTACACGGGAATCTATACCACACTGACGTCGCTGTCCTTTTACTCGGATGCACCGACAGGTATTCTTCCCTTGATGTACAACATTCAGGGCTATGGACGTTATCCGGTAACGATCTACAATCGTGCCATTCAGGTATTGTTAACCTGGGTCATTCCGTTTGCCTTTGTCGGGATCTATCCTGCAGCATTGTTCCTAGATCGAACAGAGATGCATCGCATGGCACTGCTGACTCCAGTGATGGGACTGATTTTCGGGGCGATCGGACTTACGCTGTGGAACTATGGCGTGAAACGCTACCGTGGTGCTGGTTCGTAG
- a CDS encoding ABC transporter permease — MNSAFFDFMRIRFLTMLAYRVNYYSGILIYTLNIGVYYFTWQAIYGGSGELGGFTAAQMTTYVAVSWMARAFYFNNLDREIAADIRDGSIAIQFIRPINYVMVKMMQGLGEGVFRFLLLMIPGMLIAILLFPVELPTAPSAWIGFLVMLFFSFLINSQINVITGLAAFFVENNEGMMRMKRVVVDLFSGLIIPISLYPGWMSAIMKVLPFQAITYLPGSVFTGRVEGTGIWSVLGIQVLWFVILLVPMMLIWRQARKRLFVQGG, encoded by the coding sequence ATGAATAGTGCATTTTTTGATTTTATGCGAATCCGGTTTCTAACGATGCTGGCATACCGAGTGAATTATTATTCCGGCATTTTGATATATACGCTGAATATCGGCGTGTATTACTTTACATGGCAAGCCATTTATGGTGGCAGCGGAGAACTGGGTGGTTTTACGGCAGCCCAGATGACCACATATGTGGCGGTATCCTGGATGGCGCGTGCGTTTTATTTTAACAACCTGGACCGTGAAATTGCTGCAGATATTCGGGATGGATCCATTGCGATTCAATTTATTAGGCCTATTAATTACGTTATGGTCAAAATGATGCAGGGTCTCGGTGAGGGCGTTTTCCGTTTCCTGCTGCTTATGATTCCAGGCATGCTCATTGCGATTCTGCTGTTCCCAGTCGAACTGCCAACTGCACCTTCAGCGTGGATTGGATTTCTTGTCATGCTGTTCTTCAGTTTTCTCATTAACTCCCAGATTAATGTTATTACGGGACTGGCTGCTTTCTTTGTAGAGAATAATGAAGGCATGATGCGCATGAAACGGGTCGTGGTCGATTTGTTCTCGGGTCTAATCATCCCGATCAGCCTCTATCCGGGCTGGATGTCTGCGATCATGAAGGTATTGCCTTTTCAGGCTATCACGTATCTGCCGGGTTCCGTTTTCACCGGGAGAGTGGAAGGCACTGGCATCTGGAGCGTACTGGGTATTCAGGTGCTCTGGTTTGTCATCCTGCTCGTACCAATGATGCTGATCTGGCGTCAGGCGCGCAAGCGTCTGTTCGTGCAAGGGGGTTAA
- a CDS encoding ABC transporter ATP-binding protein translates to MLAIDVKDLRKSFSVQKSRGGLKGAFQDLFKRQYQEVLAVNDISFQIPQGEICGYIGENGAGKSTTIKMLTGILVPTSGHISVGGYVPYQEREKFVQNIGVVFGQRSQLWWDIGVIESFHLLRKVYRVDESDFRKRLDELVERLQLQDLLNRPVRKLSLGQRMRCELVAALLHNPDIVFLDEPTIGLDIVVKSEIREFLKDMNKEHGTTILLTTHDLQDIEALCSRVIMLDAGNIIYDGGLDHLKSQWGKEREIRFKFGTSHSLAQMQEWTVAMPVRWTVENELSASVWIPLELNVSDVLGRVVGQADITDIQIIEINTDEIVRSIYQSGSAERPEIVGAGKEAVGVS, encoded by the coding sequence ATGCTGGCGATTGATGTCAAAGATTTGCGCAAGTCGTTTAGCGTCCAGAAAAGTCGGGGTGGACTGAAGGGCGCATTTCAGGATCTGTTTAAACGACAATACCAAGAGGTATTGGCTGTGAACGATATTTCGTTTCAGATTCCGCAGGGTGAAATATGCGGATATATTGGAGAGAACGGTGCCGGCAAATCAACAACGATCAAGATGTTGACCGGCATTTTGGTGCCTACTTCAGGGCATATATCGGTTGGTGGATATGTTCCGTATCAGGAACGGGAGAAATTTGTACAGAATATTGGTGTCGTATTTGGTCAGCGGAGCCAGCTGTGGTGGGACATTGGCGTGATTGAATCATTCCATCTGCTGCGCAAGGTATACCGTGTGGACGAATCCGATTTCCGCAAACGGCTGGATGAGCTGGTTGAGCGGCTGCAGCTGCAGGATCTGCTGAATCGTCCGGTGCGCAAGCTCAGCCTGGGACAGCGGATGCGCTGCGAGCTGGTGGCCGCATTGCTGCACAATCCCGATATTGTTTTTCTGGATGAGCCGACCATTGGTCTGGATATTGTCGTCAAGTCGGAAATTCGTGAATTCCTGAAAGACATGAACAAGGAACACGGAACGACCATTTTGCTGACCACACACGATCTGCAGGATATTGAAGCCCTGTGCTCCAGAGTTATTATGCTTGATGCAGGGAATATCATCTACGATGGCGGTCTGGATCACTTGAAATCCCAATGGGGCAAGGAACGGGAAATTCGCTTCAAATTCGGCACGAGCCACTCACTGGCACAGATGCAGGAATGGACTGTCGCTATGCCCGTACGCTGGACGGTAGAGAATGAGCTGTCCGCATCCGTCTGGATTCCGCTGGAACTCAACGTGTCAGATGTACTTGGCCGTGTAGTGGGACAGGCTGATATTACGGATATTCAGATTATTGAGATCAACACCGATGAGATTGTTCGAAGTATCTACCAATCCGGTTCTGCCGAGCGTCCCGAGATTGTGGGAGCAGGGAAAGAAGCGGTGGGTGTATCCTAG
- a CDS encoding LCP family protein, translating into MTRKTKRTIWISLAAFVLIVGGAAAFYFGSILNQLNGLQKEGDESPFASIENVEKVNTPDPPKWEGTETVNILVMGVDARGLKEGEIPRSDSMMVVSLDPLTKKINLFSILRDTYVDIDGYGKERINTAITHGPNAAMKAAGDLLGIPVQYYVYTDFQGFIKLVDAVGGVDFDVEKDMHYTSKADNNEYDIDLKKGYQHLDGETALMYVRFRHDAMSDFARSERQREFLKAVAAKMQSTTTIAKLPTILEQVSPYVDTNLTLSDMWKLGGLGYQSSMNGSEQIPPMNMLKEERTAGGAQVLTVTDEEKLKQHIQDIIHPPAEPEDSTTGTEDKTASGEDQPSEQPAQ; encoded by the coding sequence ATGACCAGAAAGACGAAGAGAACCATTTGGATTTCTCTTGCCGCCTTCGTGCTGATCGTTGGAGGAGCAGCGGCATTTTATTTCGGTTCTATTCTCAATCAGTTGAATGGCTTGCAAAAGGAAGGCGACGAATCTCCGTTCGCCAGCATTGAAAATGTCGAAAAAGTAAATACACCGGACCCTCCGAAATGGGAAGGCACCGAAACCGTAAATATACTGGTTATGGGCGTGGATGCCCGCGGCCTCAAAGAAGGGGAAATTCCCCGTTCGGACAGCATGATGGTCGTATCGCTCGACCCACTCACCAAAAAAATCAACTTGTTCTCCATTCTGCGAGACACTTACGTCGATATAGACGGATATGGCAAGGAGCGAATTAACACCGCTATTACCCATGGTCCCAATGCAGCAATGAAGGCGGCTGGCGACCTGCTGGGTATCCCTGTCCAATATTATGTGTATACCGATTTCCAAGGATTCATCAAATTGGTGGACGCCGTTGGCGGTGTGGATTTTGACGTAGAGAAGGACATGCACTATACAAGCAAGGCAGACAATAACGAATACGATATTGATCTGAAGAAAGGTTACCAGCATCTGGATGGAGAAACAGCGCTCATGTACGTGCGTTTCCGTCATGATGCAATGTCCGACTTCGCTCGTTCCGAGCGTCAACGTGAATTCTTGAAGGCCGTCGCGGCGAAGATGCAATCCACGACAACCATCGCCAAGCTTCCTACCATTCTGGAACAAGTCAGCCCTTATGTGGATACTAATCTGACACTCTCGGATATGTGGAAATTGGGTGGACTTGGATATCAGAGCAGCATGAACGGCAGCGAGCAGATTCCGCCGATGAACATGCTGAAGGAAGAGCGGACCGCAGGTGGAGCTCAAGTCCTGACGGTAACCGATGAAGAGAAATTGAAGCAGCATATTCAGGATATCATTCACCCGCCTGCTGAACCAGAAGACAGTACGACTGGAACCGAAGATAAAACAGCAAGCGGTGAAGACCAACCGTCGGAGCAACCGGCTCAGTAA
- a CDS encoding glutamate-1-semialdehyde 2,1-aminomutase produces MNSFSSRPQSESLYKEALEHIVGGVNSPSRSFKAVGGGAPVFMKKAQGAHFWDVDDNRYIDYLAAYGPIVTGHAHPHITQAISEAAANGVLYGTPTELEIKLAKMLKEAIPSMDKVRFVNSGTEAVMTTIRVARAYTKRNKIVKFAGCYHGHSDLVLVAAGSGPSTLGIPDSAGIPTSIAHEVITVPYNDLDGLKDALERWGDDVAAVMVEPIVGNFGMVMPEPGFLEGLCAMTRANGSLVIYDEVITAFRFHYGSTQTYADLANHAEIEPDLTALGKIIGGGLPIGAYGGRKHVMEQVAPLGPAYQAGTMAGNPASISAGIACLEVLQGEGVYEEMERLAIDLTSGLQASADRHGIALTINRIRGAFSTHFCDHPVTNYDQAQDTDGEQFASFFRHMLNRGINLAPSKYEAWFLTTAHTDEDVQATLEAAEASFKAMAQE; encoded by the coding sequence ATGAACTCATTTTCATCTCGTCCCCAATCCGAATCCTTATATAAAGAGGCCCTTGAGCATATTGTAGGCGGCGTAAACAGTCCCTCTCGCTCCTTCAAAGCTGTTGGCGGCGGCGCACCCGTTTTTATGAAAAAGGCGCAAGGTGCCCATTTCTGGGATGTTGACGACAACCGTTACATCGATTATCTGGCAGCGTACGGACCCATTGTAACTGGACACGCTCATCCTCATATTACCCAGGCCATTAGTGAAGCCGCAGCGAACGGTGTGTTATACGGTACACCAACCGAGCTTGAAATCAAGCTTGCCAAAATGCTGAAGGAAGCCATTCCTTCCATGGATAAGGTACGTTTCGTCAACTCCGGTACCGAGGCAGTAATGACCACCATCCGCGTGGCGCGCGCCTATACCAAACGCAATAAAATCGTGAAGTTTGCCGGATGTTACCACGGTCACTCCGATCTGGTGCTGGTCGCTGCAGGTTCAGGCCCTTCCACACTCGGGATTCCGGATAGTGCAGGTATTCCAACCAGCATCGCACATGAAGTTATCACGGTTCCTTACAATGACCTGGATGGCCTGAAAGATGCCCTAGAGCGCTGGGGTGATGATGTTGCAGCGGTAATGGTGGAGCCGATTGTCGGCAACTTCGGCATGGTTATGCCAGAGCCTGGCTTCCTGGAAGGACTGTGTGCCATGACACGTGCCAACGGTTCGCTCGTTATTTATGACGAAGTCATTACGGCTTTCCGTTTCCACTATGGTTCTACGCAAACATACGCCGACCTTGCCAATCATGCCGAGATCGAACCGGATCTGACTGCTCTCGGCAAAATCATCGGTGGCGGATTGCCAATTGGAGCTTATGGCGGACGCAAGCATGTCATGGAACAGGTTGCTCCGCTCGGACCGGCCTACCAAGCCGGAACAATGGCCGGTAATCCTGCTTCCATCTCTGCAGGTATCGCTTGTCTGGAAGTCCTTCAGGGCGAAGGCGTATACGAAGAAATGGAACGACTGGCCATTGATCTGACATCAGGTCTGCAGGCTTCTGCCGATCGTCACGGTATCGCCCTAACCATTAACCGGATTCGTGGTGCCTTCTCCACACACTTCTGCGATCACCCGGTAACGAATTATGATCAGGCTCAAGATACAGACGGGGAACAGTTTGCCTCCTTCTTCCGGCATATGCTGAACCGCGGTATCAATCTGGCTCCATCGAAGTATGAAGCGTGGTTCCTGACTACGGCCCATACAGATGAGGATGTGCAAGCAACACTGGAAGCGGCTGAAGCCTCTTTCAAGGCTATGGCTCAAGAATAG
- a CDS encoding PLP-dependent aminotransferase family protein: MKKYEIIAESLQQWIQEQLQQRGHQQWVDKGIKLPAVRVLAEQHQCSVSTAIRAYEWLEQRHLVYAVPQSGYYAVQNGVGAEDVDWKGPLDFASAAPDPRVFPYSDFRHCVDQAMENNQAELFLYGTEQGLPSLIHLLQRQFADYQVFARAEQFFITSGVQQALAVLALMAFPNGKKRVLVELPSYHLMHSLLEGLNVPIAGVRRTLEGLDWETLERQFGEGDIKFFYVMPRFHNPLGTSMTVAEKKRLIRLAKRYDVYLVEDDYLADLEENTKQDPLFSYDTEGRVIYLKSYSKILFPGLRIGVAVLPTALASSFGGHKKMLDIDTSVLSQAALEVYIRNGMFAHHGKVIRSRYAARMQKVHKQLAVYPDFSPFTDAPRTGGEHTVLPLAGNMPLGVLLSRLEERGVIAGTTERYYPEGTQQDKMLRLNISNVPKQRIEEGMRIIREEVLKLQTGNMK, encoded by the coding sequence ATGAAAAAATATGAAATAATTGCGGAGTCGCTGCAGCAATGGATACAGGAACAGCTGCAGCAGCGGGGTCATCAACAGTGGGTTGACAAGGGAATTAAACTTCCGGCGGTACGTGTGCTGGCTGAACAACATCAGTGCAGTGTAAGCACGGCGATTCGTGCCTATGAATGGCTGGAGCAGCGGCATCTCGTGTATGCTGTTCCACAATCGGGTTATTACGCTGTACAGAATGGAGTAGGTGCAGAAGACGTCGACTGGAAGGGACCGCTGGATTTTGCCTCTGCTGCCCCCGACCCCCGGGTATTTCCGTATTCCGATTTTCGTCATTGCGTCGATCAGGCGATGGAGAACAATCAGGCGGAGTTGTTTTTATATGGTACGGAGCAAGGATTGCCATCCCTGATCCATTTGTTACAAAGGCAATTTGCTGATTATCAGGTGTTTGCCCGTGCAGAACAATTCTTTATTACATCCGGCGTGCAGCAGGCGCTTGCTGTACTCGCCTTGATGGCTTTTCCGAATGGAAAGAAACGGGTTCTGGTTGAGCTTCCCAGCTATCATCTTATGCATTCCCTGCTGGAAGGTCTGAATGTACCGATTGCCGGGGTAAGACGTACGCTGGAAGGTCTCGACTGGGAGACGCTGGAACGGCAATTTGGTGAAGGCGATATTAAATTCTTTTACGTCATGCCGCGTTTTCACAATCCGCTGGGGACGTCGATGACCGTTGCCGAGAAGAAGAGATTAATTAGGCTGGCAAAACGATACGATGTGTACTTGGTGGAGGACGACTACTTGGCCGATCTGGAGGAAAATACGAAGCAGGATCCACTATTTTCTTACGATACGGAAGGCAGGGTTATCTATTTAAAAAGTTACTCCAAAATTCTGTTTCCCGGCCTGCGCATTGGTGTAGCGGTCCTTCCCACTGCTCTTGCCTCTTCATTCGGGGGGCACAAAAAAATGCTGGATATCGACACCTCTGTGCTGTCTCAAGCTGCACTCGAGGTCTATATCCGCAATGGCATGTTTGCTCATCACGGCAAAGTCATTCGCAGCCGTTATGCAGCCCGAATGCAGAAGGTTCATAAGCAGCTGGCTGTTTATCCGGATTTTAGTCCATTTACCGATGCACCGCGTACAGGTGGAGAGCATACGGTGCTGCCATTGGCTGGAAATATGCCACTTGGCGTATTGTTATCCCGGTTGGAAGAACGCGGAGTTATTGCGGGTACAACCGAGCGTTACTATCCTGAGGGAACGCAGCAGGATAAAATGCTGAGGCTGAATATATCTAATGTGCCGAAGCAGCGGATTGAAGAGGGGATGCGAATCATACGTGAGGAGGTATTGAAGCTGCAAACCGGAAACATGAAGTGA
- a CDS encoding DMT family transporter translates to MNKTRHRAYAYTAAVMYAAIIGLSFLFVKMTVQVAHPIDVLAHRFALSLLVVSIPVVLGWIKIRLTLGDLWRIIPLGLLSPVLFFAFQAFGLVSSNSSEAGIIQAMAPVFTLILASIFLKERTSVLQKLFLLLSVAGVVFIFVMKGSGMTSGNFKGVALLLLSTVCFAGYGVLARPLTQKYKPMELTWVTLMVGCIVFNSSAVIRHLSNGTISDYVTPLGDASYLGALAYLAILSTMISTLLSSYALTHLEASKMSVFSNLSTLISIAGGAWILHEPVSGYHFVGAILIIAGVLGTNMSGRKHRLVSEVKA, encoded by the coding sequence ATGAACAAGACACGTCATCGGGCCTATGCCTATACCGCAGCCGTAATGTACGCGGCTATCATCGGTTTATCTTTTCTGTTTGTCAAAATGACCGTCCAAGTGGCGCATCCTATAGATGTGCTTGCACACCGGTTTGCCCTATCCCTTCTCGTCGTCAGCATTCCGGTCGTCCTGGGATGGATCAAAATCCGGCTCACACTGGGGGATCTGTGGCGGATCATACCGCTTGGCCTGCTCTCTCCGGTTTTGTTTTTTGCCTTTCAGGCATTTGGACTTGTATCATCCAATTCATCTGAAGCTGGAATCATCCAGGCCATGGCCCCTGTCTTCACCCTTATTCTTGCTTCGATATTCTTGAAAGAACGGACCTCTGTGCTGCAAAAGCTGTTTCTGCTTCTATCTGTTGCCGGAGTGGTCTTCATCTTCGTGATGAAAGGCAGCGGAATGACTTCAGGCAATTTCAAGGGAGTTGCCCTGCTGCTGCTCTCCACCGTTTGTTTTGCAGGGTATGGCGTGCTTGCCAGACCGCTCACCCAGAAGTACAAACCGATGGAATTAACCTGGGTTACCCTAATGGTTGGCTGTATTGTTTTTAACTCCTCTGCAGTCATCCGTCATTTATCCAATGGTACGATTAGCGATTATGTAACACCTCTTGGGGATGCATCTTACCTTGGAGCACTGGCCTATCTGGCCATCCTCTCCACCATGATTTCGACTCTGCTATCCAGTTACGCGTTAACCCATCTGGAAGCTTCCAAGATGAGCGTATTCAGCAACTTGTCCACCTTGATTTCCATTGCAGGCGGCGCCTGGATTTTGCATGAACCGGTCAGTGGATACCATTTTGTCGGTGCAATCCTGATTATTGCCGGGGTGCTTGGAACCAATATGAGTGGCAGAAAACACAGGCTGGTCAGTGAAGTCAAAGCATGA